A part of Longimicrobium sp. genomic DNA contains:
- a CDS encoding XRE family transcriptional regulator has protein sequence MHNKEEVGAAIRRARERLGITQQELAEQAGFPNLQTISDIERGIRDLKARELHRLAKSLLTTYDVLLGARNEPNSRVFWRRGTTALDRAQEVRFVERVSRYAMVEGWCDLPAPEPLPDFGFAPATADYGDVEALANRVARILDLGSRPAAALLKVLEERFRVKVFYEDLPGAESAACIRDEFGAAVLMNVNQAPWRRNYNFAHEVFHLVTWTAVEREWPADAEEPVWAEKLESFANSFASHLLLPADEVSEQYRARCRGEQVADVDLIELAREFDVSTEALVWRLRHLRLLTQQDAEDTLARSSFRRLDKATMVNRWHQPSTGLPDRFVRLAYLAHAKGRMSISRLAEFLETSVSAIRALEFERERAEEATAAA, from the coding sequence ATGCACAACAAGGAAGAAGTTGGCGCTGCGATCCGGCGCGCTCGCGAACGGCTGGGAATCACACAGCAGGAACTTGCGGAGCAGGCGGGATTCCCGAACCTCCAGACAATCTCGGACATCGAGAGGGGGATTCGAGACTTGAAGGCGCGTGAGCTTCACCGCCTCGCGAAGTCCCTGCTTACCACGTACGACGTGCTACTCGGGGCACGGAATGAGCCGAACTCCCGCGTGTTCTGGAGACGCGGGACTACGGCACTCGACAGAGCGCAGGAAGTCCGATTTGTTGAGCGGGTCAGCCGGTATGCAATGGTCGAAGGTTGGTGCGACCTCCCCGCGCCGGAGCCACTCCCGGACTTCGGGTTCGCGCCGGCAACCGCTGATTACGGCGATGTCGAGGCGCTGGCGAATCGCGTGGCCCGTATCCTGGACCTCGGAAGTCGTCCCGCCGCCGCACTTCTCAAGGTGCTGGAGGAACGGTTTCGCGTGAAGGTGTTCTACGAAGATCTACCCGGGGCGGAATCCGCCGCTTGCATTCGCGACGAGTTCGGGGCTGCGGTCCTGATGAACGTGAATCAGGCTCCCTGGCGCCGAAACTACAACTTCGCTCATGAGGTGTTTCACCTCGTGACGTGGACGGCGGTGGAACGCGAGTGGCCCGCTGACGCGGAGGAGCCCGTGTGGGCGGAGAAGCTGGAAAGTTTCGCCAACAGCTTCGCGTCCCACCTACTCCTGCCTGCGGACGAGGTCAGTGAACAGTATAGGGCCCGTTGCCGCGGCGAACAGGTAGCAGACGTGGACCTGATCGAACTGGCACGAGAATTCGACGTATCGACGGAGGCGCTCGTGTGGCGGCTGAGGCATCTGCGTCTGCTTACACAGCAAGACGCAGAGGATACACTGGCACGTTCAAGCTTCCGACGGCTCGACAAAGCTACCATGGTCAATCGGTGGCACCAGCCCTCTACCGGGCTGCCGGATCGATTCGTCCGCCTGGCGTATCTTGCGCACGCGAAAGGACGCATGTCCATCTCTAGGCTCGCGGAATTTTTGGAAACCTCTGTGAGCGCCATCCGGGCCCTGGAATTCGAGCGCGAGCGTGCTGAAGAAGCCACAGCTGCTGCTTGA
- a CDS encoding nucleotidyltransferase family protein has product MTTPVHTRADVLERLAAAEDEIRGLGVGRLALFGSFARSEARAQSDVDLLVEFAPAQKSFDAFMRLYDLLEDRLGRRVELVTTESLSPFIGPRILAEAEDVVRAA; this is encoded by the coding sequence ATGACCACACCCGTGCACACCCGAGCCGACGTCCTCGAACGTCTCGCCGCTGCGGAGGACGAGATCCGCGGCCTCGGCGTCGGCCGTCTCGCGTTGTTCGGCTCCTTCGCCCGCTCGGAAGCCCGCGCCCAAAGCGACGTGGACCTGCTCGTAGAGTTCGCCCCGGCTCAAAAGAGCTTCGACGCGTTCATGCGCCTGTACGACCTTCTGGAAGATCGTCTCGGGCGCCGCGTGGAGCTCGTGACCACCGAGTCGCTCAGCCCCTTCATCGGTCCCCGCATACTGGCGGAGGCAGAAGATGTCGTTCGAGCTGCGTGA
- a CDS encoding response regulator: MKREQVDAGIETYAQDIVDTVREPLLMLDTTLRVRSANRAFYQTFRVTSAETEDQLIYELGNGQWDIPALRTLLEDIVPKNSVFDDFELEHTFPAIGRRVMLLNARQLRAGSHGELLVLAMEDVTERRRAEADLDAIDAYAQDIVDTVREPLLILDPSLRVRSANRAFYQTFEVDAEETENQLIYELGNGQWDIPALRTLLEDIIPKSSVFNDFELEHTFPQIGRRVMLLNARQLRAGSHDELLVLAMEDVTERRRAEADLEAIETYAQDIVETVREPLLILDPSLRVRSANRAFYQTFEVGAEETEGQLIYELGNGQWDIPDLRILLEDIIPTRSVFNDFELEHTFPQIGRRVMLLNARQLRAGSHGELLMLALEDVTERRRAEEEVAEAREAAEAANRSKSQFLANMSHELRTPLNAILGYSEMLQEEAAEQGLESFAADLERINSAGKHLLALINDILDLSKIEAGKMELFVERFDLAELIDEVASTVQPMVHKNANTLKVVRAAGLGEMRADQMKVRQTLYNLLSNAVKFTQGGTITLDADRQLMDGGEWIVFRVADTGIGLSDEQLSKLFLDFSQADASTTRRFGGTGLGLALTRRFCQMMGGDVSVHSVLGEGSVFTIKLPALMQESAPDGEGTRAGAFVASRNGEITAGGEAPPGTSCVLVIDDDPAPRDLLQRYLTQEGFTVRTAASGPEGLLLARTLHPAAITLDVMMPDMDGWSVLKALKEDAELRNIPVIMLTLVDDPEAGFALGAAEYASKPVDRHRLSATIRKYVHPGPESLVLLVEDDPATRAMMRNVLEKEGCRVCEAVNGRAGLRCMETERPDVILLDLMMPEMDGFEFADQVRRHPEWRNVPIIVVTAHDLSARDRRRLSGYVETVLQKTGDSHESLLARVGELLDDFAVPRGEMPTPDGDQAAAL; the protein is encoded by the coding sequence ATGAAACGCGAACAGGTGGACGCAGGCATCGAGACGTACGCGCAGGACATCGTGGACACCGTGCGTGAGCCGCTGCTCATGCTGGACACCACGCTGCGCGTGCGGAGCGCGAACCGCGCCTTCTACCAGACGTTCCGCGTGACATCGGCGGAAACGGAGGACCAGCTCATCTACGAGCTGGGCAACGGCCAGTGGGACATCCCCGCGCTGCGCACCCTGCTGGAGGACATCGTCCCCAAGAACTCCGTCTTCGACGACTTCGAGCTGGAGCACACCTTTCCCGCGATCGGGCGGCGGGTGATGCTGCTGAACGCCCGCCAGCTGCGCGCCGGCAGCCACGGCGAGCTGCTGGTGCTGGCCATGGAGGACGTCACCGAGCGCCGCCGGGCCGAAGCCGACCTGGATGCGATCGACGCGTACGCGCAGGACATCGTGGACACGGTCCGCGAGCCGCTGCTCATCCTGGACCCGTCGCTCCGCGTGCGCAGCGCCAACCGCGCCTTCTACCAGACTTTCGAGGTGGACGCCGAGGAGACGGAGAACCAGCTGATCTACGAGCTGGGCAACGGGCAGTGGGACATCCCGGCGCTGCGCACCCTGCTGGAGGACATCATCCCCAAGAGCTCGGTGTTCAACGACTTCGAGCTGGAGCACACCTTTCCGCAGATCGGGCGGCGTGTGATGCTGCTGAACGCCCGCCAGCTTCGCGCCGGCAGCCACGACGAGCTCCTGGTGCTCGCCATGGAGGACGTCACCGAACGCCGCCGCGCGGAGGCGGACCTGGAGGCCATCGAGACGTACGCGCAGGACATCGTGGAAACGGTGCGCGAGCCGCTGCTCATCCTGGACCCATCGCTCCGCGTGCGCAGCGCCAACCGCGCCTTCTACCAGACCTTCGAAGTGGGCGCGGAAGAGACGGAGGGCCAGCTCATCTACGAGCTGGGCAACGGCCAGTGGGACATCCCCGACCTGCGGATTCTGCTGGAGGACATCATCCCGACCCGGTCGGTGTTCAACGACTTCGAGCTGGAGCACACCTTTCCGCAGATCGGGCGCCGGGTGATGCTGCTGAACGCCCGCCAGCTGCGCGCCGGCAGCCACGGCGAGCTGCTGATGCTCGCGCTGGAGGACGTGACGGAGCGGCGGCGCGCCGAAGAGGAGGTGGCGGAGGCCCGCGAGGCGGCGGAGGCCGCGAACCGGTCCAAGAGCCAGTTCCTGGCCAACATGAGCCACGAGCTGCGCACGCCGCTCAACGCCATCCTCGGCTACTCGGAGATGCTCCAGGAGGAAGCCGCCGAGCAGGGCCTGGAGTCGTTCGCCGCGGACCTGGAGCGCATCAACTCCGCGGGGAAGCACCTGCTGGCGCTGATCAACGACATCCTGGACCTGTCCAAGATCGAAGCGGGAAAGATGGAGCTGTTCGTGGAGCGGTTCGACCTGGCCGAGCTGATCGACGAGGTCGCATCCACGGTACAGCCGATGGTGCACAAGAACGCCAACACCCTCAAGGTGGTGCGCGCCGCCGGCCTGGGCGAGATGCGGGCGGACCAGATGAAGGTGCGGCAGACGCTCTACAACCTCCTCTCCAACGCCGTGAAGTTCACGCAGGGCGGCACCATCACCCTGGACGCCGACCGCCAGCTCATGGATGGGGGCGAGTGGATCGTCTTCCGCGTGGCGGACACGGGGATCGGGCTCAGCGACGAGCAGCTCTCGAAGCTGTTCCTGGACTTCAGCCAGGCGGACGCATCCACCACGCGCCGCTTTGGAGGCACCGGGCTGGGGCTGGCCCTCACGCGCCGCTTCTGCCAGATGATGGGCGGCGACGTGTCGGTGCACAGCGTGCTGGGCGAGGGGAGCGTCTTCACCATCAAGCTGCCCGCGCTGATGCAGGAGAGCGCGCCGGACGGCGAAGGCACCCGCGCGGGCGCCTTCGTAGCCTCGCGCAACGGCGAGATCACGGCGGGCGGCGAGGCCCCGCCCGGAACGAGCTGCGTGCTGGTGATCGACGACGACCCGGCCCCGCGCGACCTGCTGCAGCGCTACCTGACCCAGGAGGGGTTCACCGTCCGCACCGCCGCCAGCGGGCCGGAGGGGCTGCTCCTGGCGCGCACGCTGCACCCCGCGGCCATCACGCTCGACGTGATGATGCCCGACATGGACGGCTGGAGCGTGCTCAAGGCGCTGAAGGAGGACGCGGAGCTGCGCAACATCCCCGTCATCATGCTCACCCTGGTGGACGACCCGGAGGCGGGGTTCGCGCTCGGCGCGGCCGAGTACGCCAGCAAGCCGGTGGACCGGCACCGGCTCTCCGCCACCATCCGCAAGTACGTGCACCCGGGACCCGAGTCGCTGGTGCTGCTGGTGGAGGACGATCCGGCGACGCGGGCCATGATGCGCAACGTGCTGGAAAAGGAAGGATGCCGCGTCTGCGAGGCCGTCAACGGCCGCGCCGGGCTCCGGTGCATGGAGACGGAGCGGCCCGACGTCATTCTGCTGGACCTGATGATGCCGGAGATGGACGGCTTCGAGTTTGCCGACCAGGTGCGCCGCCACCCCGAGTGGCGCAACGTGCCCATCATCGTCGTCACCGCCCACGACCTGAGCGCGCGTGACCGCCGCCGGCTGAGCGGCTACGTGGAGACGGTGCTGCAGAAGACGGGCGACTCGCACGAGTCGCTGCTGGCGCGCGTGGGCGAGCTGCTGGATGACTTCGCCGTTCCTCGCGGCGAGATGCCCACCCCCGATGGAGACCAGGCGGCTGCGCTATGA
- a CDS encoding response regulator: MKKILLVEDNEMNRDMLSRRLERKGYQVVVAVDGQEGVDKAATVLPDLVLMDMSLPVLDGWEATRRLKAGPATGHIPVIALTAHAMAGDRAHAIDAGCDDYDTKPIDLPRLLTKMEALLARDDGGTAPAEAAP, from the coding sequence ATGAAGAAGATCCTGCTGGTGGAAGACAACGAGATGAACCGCGACATGCTGTCGCGCCGCCTGGAGCGGAAGGGATACCAGGTGGTGGTGGCGGTGGACGGCCAGGAGGGGGTGGACAAGGCCGCCACGGTGCTGCCGGACCTGGTGCTGATGGACATGAGCCTCCCGGTGCTGGACGGATGGGAGGCGACGCGGCGGCTGAAGGCGGGGCCGGCCACCGGCCACATTCCGGTCATCGCGCTCACCGCCCACGCCATGGCCGGCGACCGGGCGCACGCCATCGATGCCGGGTGCGACGACTACGACACCAAGCCGATCGACCTGCCGCGCCTGCTCACCAAGATGGAGGCTCTCCTGGCCCGGGACGACGGCGGGACCGCGCCGGCCGAAGCCGCGCCATGA
- a CDS encoding histidine kinase dimerization/phospho-acceptor domain-containing protein, giving the protein MTGANDAGGSALSSAQLHDLRTPLGQIIGYAELLAERAQETGDERFTPDLQKISAAGYRMLALIEEIFTAARADAPAAFTWDDVDALRALAAASPPEDAERLASISARIAALLPPRG; this is encoded by the coding sequence ATGACCGGGGCAAACGACGCGGGCGGATCTGCGCTTTCCTCCGCGCAGCTCCACGACCTGCGCACGCCGCTCGGCCAGATCATCGGCTACGCCGAGTTGCTGGCGGAACGCGCGCAGGAGACGGGGGACGAGCGATTCACGCCGGACCTGCAGAAGATCAGCGCCGCCGGCTACCGGATGCTGGCGCTCATCGAGGAGATCTTCACCGCGGCCCGCGCCGATGCCCCCGCCGCGTTCACCTGGGACGACGTCGACGCCCTCCGCGCCCTGGCCGCCGCCAGCCCCCCGGAGGACGCCGAGCGCCTCGCCTCCATCTCCGCCCGCATCGCCGCCTTGCTCCCTCCGCGCGGGTAG